The genomic region GCCATTACGCGGAGCGCTCGGACCAACTGAACTTCTTCGCGCGCAGACTTACACAAATCGCATTCTTTCATCTAGTTTAATACTTCTAAAATCAATTCTATCAAAAAGAATTTTGGTGAATTTTAAAATCTGTCATCAATAGTTTATGTTTGTCCAAAAATTATAAGTGTTAGCAATAACAAACGAAATTAATATGGGTAATTCCTtggactgatttttttttatgagtgtCCATAAACACTGACAAAAATAGTATCATAGACCGTAATAGACATCAACGATGAATTTACCAAACATTCTGGGAAACTGTAACAAATGAGAGTAGTTGGAATCTTTCGAAGACATCGGTAGCGTCGCGTACATTAGTGAGAGGTGCCAATATTTAACAGTTATGAATATGCTCGAGAGGCACCCACGCGTCAGTATAGACGACGCGACAAATCGCCAAGGTTGACTTCAATGATACGGCGCGCGCCGCCGAATTTTTCAGTGAAATAGTTTCATCGGGCAGTTTCGGCGGCGGTGACGGCAACGTCTGCGCCGGCGCGCCGGTCGATGCCCCCGCGGCCACGCGATTTGGCTCCACTCGACGCAACTACAAATGAACGACGTTGCCAACACCGTGGCTTTGCATTTCATTGCTTCGCTTAATCTAAACTTGGAGGGACCTAACCTAACACCCATAACTGCGATATCAGTCTGAAGCTCGACTGATTTCTACAGAGCTAGAGTCAGCAGTAATTTATACCTTAATGATCAAGACATACAAAAAACAGCATAGGGACAAAAGGCGTTAACATAAACGAGACACAAAAGTTTCATAATGAATtggcaatattactttaatttaaattgcaatccTCATGCCAAAAGGCAAGTAGGCGTGTGACGACTCATGCCAAACATTCGTTGAGTCGAAACGAGACAATTCTCGACGATGTTTATCTTATacgaaattgtatttatttatagtttgaaaaaactaaatacagATCAGTGACAAACTCGACTAATAAAAGCACCGGTCTAGATAGGTACGTATTTGATGTTTAAGATCGCAATAAATTAGAGTAAAGTTGGCGCAAGCTTGTATTGTTAACCTCGGCTAGCGGGTCTGATGCACAAGCCATAGTGCAGCCGTAGACGGCTAGCTGCATCCCGCTCGCGCCCGCAACTTATCAATGAAATGCTTGCGCAGCCGCCGCCGCAACGGTGCCTCGCGTTCCTTCTTCTGACGTAACAAAATGGCGGACAGCACATATACGTAGGTATTTATcctatttaagtatttatagaataatttgCTAGCAGAATTAACACGGCTCACAATATAAGccgttaaataaacataatttccAAGAAGTATTGAATATCAAGTGCCATGACTACGAAATGTCGTTTGAAAGAACAGTTACACAACACAATCGATTTTTAGGAATCGATGATGTACTAACATTGGTTTGTTTCGATAGAGACTTAAATACGTAGAAGTtacatttgaatacaaaaaaaaccaaatgcatcactttaataaaaaacagtcTGTCAAGGCATGGTTATCTCTTTATGAAGTTCCTTTTGATACCTTATTTTACCTATCacattaactaaaatattttcgttactAGTAGCGACACCTATACCACTTTAAATAGAACTAAAATATTCTACAAACGTCTACTTGACGCAAGAGCACAACGAGTGATATAAGTTACTGTGGATCCCGCTAGATGGAAGCATGTTTAGATTTTGCTTTTAGAATGCAAATTCATCAACGAGGTTGATAATTTAAAGCCGCACCGGTAGATGGCGCTGTGggtacaaaattcaaataaggTTGATATATTGACTTTTTTTCCTTATGTGTGAGGTTTTTTCAATAGTTATATAAATAGCCTGTTACTTACCTAGCCGTGTGGAAGGACGCCTCGTCCGATGAACCGGCGGCTCCGAACGAGACTCCGACGGCGAGCCCCTCAGGTATGTTGTGCACGGTGATCGCCACAACGAGGAGCATGATTCGCTTCCACTGCGACTGCCGCGCTTCTAGCGACCGCGTGACGCTATCACGACGGTCACCTTCACCATTCTCACCCACTTtctgaaatatatattaatttataagtacGGCAAACCGTTGATTCCTcacactaatattttaaatgtaaccaAAGTACGTGactgtgtatgtttgttaccattGAAACTCAAACTGatagaccgatttcgatgaaatttggcaagAAGGTAAGTGACACCTTGGAGGACCACGTGCGCTAATCCTTTTGCGTCGGGAAaagagggtaatgtttttcCAGCAATAGCCGACATTCGAGCGGGTAACAGCCagtgtacaatatttattatgtttatatttatttttacaataatgtaTAACGTTCCTACCGTCTACGACCTCGTTTTCTATCAAGCCTTTATATTGAGGcgcaagtataaaaaaaatttggaccaaacaataaatattggaTAGACTCGATGTTTATTGCGTGTTACTTATGTAGTCGAAAAGGTTAAGAATACGGCAATATTATATAACCAGTACCAGGGTACCAGATAAGGTTGTCGTgactaaatttaaaacttgtcaTAAACCAGTACAAAATTAATGGTTAGTACTGAAACTAATCACTATTATAGTTACTcataaaatgcatattttaaaattgtttcactAACCacgcattaatttattttgttttcagtagGATCTTTTGTAACCAGACTAGACTTTTGCATCTAGGAAAGAGTTTCAACACGTCTAACTTAATTTGAAGTGTACGTTTTTACCTAAGTTCTCAGTGCGACTTATAAAAGACGAATTGTTGTCGAATTGCCTAGCTTGCATAAGAAACACTTAAAAAGATTTATGTAAACAACTTTAAACGAATTAAGTCGCTTTAAAtctgtttatgtaaatattatatcagtcAACCCCTCCAATGTAGATCAATAACAAGTTGCATAACATTTGTGTCTGTATGTCTTTTAAGCATATGTATGAAATAGCATGGTATAGTGACGGACCAGCGAGTGATGTGAGTGGTGATGTCCTCTGCGGCGCTGCGCAGTGTGCTGGTTGCTGATACAGTCCGCGAAGTCGGCGGGCTGCTCCATGGTGACCACGCTGGTCGGATTCGACGGCCGCCTGTTCAGAGCTGTCATCATCTCCAGGTCTTCCAATTTCTCCTTAGAATCTTTACTTTTCGTTATCGCTGAAACGTTACATCGTTAAGATTAGATCACAAacgtttaatttattcagttaacTTATTTACGATAATTGTGATAAAGATATGGATAAGgataatatgtaatttagaGTTTTAAATGCGATAAAATTGAAGGATTATGTCATTCAATGAGTTGATTAGAAGTAGAATTTGAATTCATTACAACACACTTTCTATGTTTGATAGTTCAAGGTAAGCTGAAATACAAATCAAAATGTGAAGAAttgctattaattaaaaatatttacaaaacgtaTGCATCTTATTGATAACATTTGCATACAAGTACCTACTCATTTAGTTTGTTATCGTTTTCCTTTGTTTAACTCTCTGCAATCGTGGTTTTGAACATGTTCTTACAATTATATACTTTATCATAAAAGTACTAACTCTCAAGGCATTTAATTTGTTCACGTGCATCTAAGTAATTAAGTTAAGTAAGTCACTATTACATTACGCCTGTATTTAGTGCTAACTAAAGTTATATAAtcctacataaataaaataaatagcttgtttgtaaaacatgatAACGAAACACCATTGAGTTTAGACATAATATACATActataatttgtatattattatgttaaatatgtattttacttgcTGTAGTAGCTAAGTCTCTCAGATATCATCAAGATAACATTCAAATCCTATAAGTAAGAATGAGAGCACATAATCGAAAAGGCACGGTGAGTATAAGATAACAAATACGCGACTATAAacaaggtttttaattaaatacttcctAGAATACAAACTTGTGTTAAAATAGCATTAAAATTTTGTGGTTTCCAataaatttccataaaaataaggAACATCATTGACATCTGTTAAACCAGTATTGGTTAAGTATTGAATGTGAAGAACTGTTTAATTCTTAGCTGTGGATTTTGTCAAAAAATTTACCTTGTCTTAGAAAATGCTATCATGTATGTGGCCttgaatttttttgtgtttgatagTCTGATattgaaatgataaaaatattaaaatgaaatgagaaaatgtaatatttctaaGCTCCATCTCATGAACTGttatagttgaaattttcacagttgATGTACATCTGTTATCCCTACTACAACAAATAACGAAATCTAAATTACAGTTAAGGAATAGTTTGCAGaataataaacttgtattgGAGCCGTCGGAATCCCTCAGAGTCACACTCGCCAAGTTTTATTGAATTGCTAATATACTCTTTTGCCAATTTTTGTAAAGCGCTGTTAAGATAAACAATGTTACtcttaacaaaaagaaaaaactattttaaaacaaattaacataattattatttataaaaatgtaagagactaaaacatctaaaaaaatattgtagcaaAAATTGTGATTAGGAATAAGCAGCTCAAACATTGTTTTTAGCTATcaataatgaaagaaataaataacaaaaaatattattataatatgaattaaaaagtcagattattattttggatcaaataatttcaaaattctaCTACCcagtataattaaaacatcttAACCACTCAAAACTGGAACTGAAAGTGTTCTTAATCTAAGTCTTATAGTATAACTCTGTCCATAGTGTGTAGGAGAGATTCCTACACACTATGGACAGAGTTATActatatgattatttatatttgatttaatgatCCATATTCAGTATAGTCGCATACATCAATAGTAATAAAAGCTATCACTACAGCAATGATTGTATCCATACATTTCTCTCATTTCAATAGCTCATTCATCAAATAattgaacataaattaataaagtctgGCAATgataataagaatttattacagaatgtttatgatattaattaagtaatatatcctaatataatatatatttatgtatcctaatataatatatagatattaattaagtaaaaatgacttgttgatttgaaaataaatatttttttcagtagcatttttttttgtaattattttatacattccaGTCTTGATTGTTTGATATCAAAATTTTTATGTGgtatgcaaataaatgaatttctttcatcattattaacttaatattttaacaccTTCTCAAAAGCTATTATTTagcgataaaattaaatatgagcTATTATTCATGTAcaatttagataatttaaaagtttttagacTAATCTTGCAGGCTTTTAGActtagaaaaatatgaaatgccagaaatatcaaaatagaaatatactcaaataaatatattgttaatgaTATACAAAATAGTAACACTTAACAAAGTAGTTCTAATTGCCTGAGAAAATTCAGATATTTTTCAtggttttcagttaatttagttttataacaaggaattactttaaaaaataaacaatgtaaaataatgtactCACTAATCATCATGTTGGTCGAGTTTATTCCTAAGTAATCCAGGAACTTGTCAGTTCCAAAAACAAACACAGCTCCAAACAGGAATCCAAATGCAACTGGTAAAAATGCATACTGCCCCTCAGATCCATAATTACTTGAACTTTTACACATGCTAATAGCTGGCTCTAGCAGAGACCAGTATGACGCTGCGGTCATCACACCCGCAGCGAAACCCAATGACACGTCAAGTAATTTcctctacaaaaaaataaaaacaaacaaattaaagtcTATTTGGAAGTTCCCCAAGTTTGAATACATCGAAACTGATATACCAAACAAACTTACATGTTTTCCTCTGATAAAAAACACACAGCCGGCCCCAATAGCAGTTAAACCCCATGTAAAAAGAGTCCCTAAAAGGGCTTGGGTAACAGCACCGTATCCCTCtatcattttgtataatatattcctAAGTAAATGATTTCAAGTTAAGTACTCTTTATcacataaacattatatttgcaCAATGCTCCTTAAAGTAACACAAACTTCACCATCATATTATCGACAAGAGTCACGACTtacttaaatctttttatacatTCCACATGTTTTTATCGTACGTAGTAGTGACCTTGTGTCTGTCAGAATTTTACAGATAAAATATGACACTACGGATGAGTGCTGCCAGCATAAAAATCCTTGAGTTTTAAATActcattattatgtttttcaatCTTCAAATTATAAAGAGACCACGCTTGAACCTTAGCTTGttagagataaaataaatgttataaaaattgtttgttagaTTGCGAacgtttttttcgtttttcaatGAATGACAATACGACCACTGAATACACCATAGTCACtattatcaattattaataatatatataactaaTAGTTACCCgctttgatataaaattgtagtttctattttcaaaactttaGAACATCTCAAATCAAATCTCAAAGTCTGACTTTAAGTCAAAGAAGAGCATGCGGCCCGACATTCGCCAAACCATTTTATGTTTTAGCAAGATtcatagaacattattttaacgaAAGTACTCGTCAATTGGCTTTCAACACAATACTTCTATTCAATGAAACGCACGGAAATAGTAGGTATTTACTAATATAGTAGGTAtctattatttgaaagaaaGGGCAATGACTCTTATGCCGAAGGGTCGGTTAGATGACATGACTTTATAAGGTCATATAAGTACCTACATGATTTTTGTTACGATCCTGACTGATATTTGATATTAGGTATGTTGAGAGTGCCTAAAAGTATCAGGTTGACACATTTGGATATTGatattgtgtttaatattaatttatttaaggagtCATATTAcagatagatttaaaataattagtggAGGGAAAGGTCATgtgcctaccctgagaaattcagatattataggtacataattactgtCCCTGTGATTCGACGTCTAATTTTACTTCCAGTAACTGGTAAgagtgattaattttataaggttGGAAAGATAGGTGGCTAGCTATGAGTATCATACCCAAAGCCTTATAATAATTTGGTTGGCTTATTAATAGTTTAAGCTACCACTGTTTACCATCAGCCATCAGGTCAACTGTAAGTGAGATCTAACCTTTCTCCGAACAGCATGTCACCAATAGCAAAATCATACTCATTTATCGCTTATAACTCTTAATTAGTCTGCTGAGAATTAGGTACTAAGAAAGTTCATTTGACGTCGGAAACGTTACTTATTGGCAGGTAATTGCCCGAGTTGGTATGCCATCGTGCATATAAACCCGGTCAGTGGGTAAAACAGGCGACAAGAGTGTATTCCATAAGTTATTTACGATTTATTCAAAGCTACATACCATTTCATTTTACCGTATTCAAAACCCGCATGTTATGGGTGCGTTTATCTGCATTATTATGAAACcctaaagtatttttataaaggtaCATACATGACAATGttactgtaaattaaaaagtatgttaataatggtaaactaaataaattaaatacgtaacGCACGTACACAGATATCATTTACTAAAGTGTGTATTTTCGTCCGAACTATGTACCTACAGAATTTCATACACATCTACTTAACCGTCTTAACAGTTAAGTTATTATGAGTCAGTCGCAACGACTGCCGTTATAATGAGAtagcattaattaaaacatggtATCACTCGTGTAAGTCCTTCAGTAAACCTACCTATTTACTTTATGGTATGAGATATCAGTCACGTCGGCGCGGCGTCTGAATGCCTGAAACTTGGGTTTACAAATAAGTCACTTTTATGACCActctaagaaataaataaatatgtgcaCTCAAATAGCTACTGAACATCGCTGTTTCCTTAGCAGCCTACTTTTTATTAGGTACTGTATTTCGTTTGCaattatttactcaaaatatcACAATATCGTATAACAACAAGACTTGTTTTATCGTGTATAACTCTTCttataggtatgtttattttcttagctattcttttttattcttatttttctaacattttattaGCTTACGACCTAACTAGATGTAGTAACCTACCCATGGGTCTAAGAGAGAAACtttaacactttatttaaaCTCCATTATTTGAGAAAggtctaaaattaaatgtatagatAACACTTTCTACTTCTTACAATAATATTAGAGTAACGATGAAACACATGttacttataacaataataattgttaagtaTTTGCACTTGTAGTGTAACAGATGGTAATCTTAGTGTATGCGGTTCAGGAtcaagtgacgtcataatgttATTGATTGTACATCAATATACCAATGTCTAGGGGTTATCGAGACTTTTATGGGTCAAGCTCGCTACACATTGCAATACCTGAAAACCAGGatcaaaaatgataaacaaCCCGTACTTAACGTCGGTGTATCCCAGTGAAACGATTTACCGTCGTGGAACCGGcatcgaaattaatcagaagtagtAGACATAGTAGGAGTAGGATTTTTTTCCACTCCCTCGACAGAAAGCGGGAGACAAAAAAGAGGTTTGCTGTAACTGGACAAAGACATTAGCAACTGAGTTAGTTCCCAGGGTTTAGAAGAAAGACCGCTCTACGCAGTACAGTGCGTGTCTCCCTCTAACAAAAGTTATTATaccttacatttattttgaaatattgtttactaTCACTATCATAAAAATACTCAGGTAACTATTTCTGGCAAAACAATCCATCTTGTCAAGCCAAGTATTGAAGAGTGTGCAGAGGAAAGTGATTGCCGTTCCGTGCCAAATTCTTTgcggatatatttttattgcaatgtaaa from Trichoplusia ni isolate ovarian cell line Hi5 unplaced genomic scaffold, tn1 tig00003119, whole genome shotgun sequence harbors:
- the LOC113507748 gene encoding zinc transporter ZIP11-like — translated: MIEGYGAVTQALLGTLFTWGLTAIGAGCVFFIRGKHRKLLDVSLGFAAGVMTAASYWSLLEPAISMCKSSSNYGSEGQYAFLPVAFGFLFGAVFVFGTDKFLDYLGINSTNMMITITKSKDSKEKLEDLEMMTALNRRPSNPTSVVTMEQPADFADCISNQHTAQRRRGHHHSHHSLKVGENGEGDRRDSVTRSLEARQSQWKRIMLLVVAITVHNIPEGLAVGVSFGAAGSSDEASFHTARNLALGIGIQNFPEGLAVSLPLQAAGFSVWRAFWYGQLSGMVEPVFGVLGAVAVAAAQPALPYALAFAAGAMIYVVADDIIPEANASGNGKLATWGCIIGFVVMMCLDVGLG